The genomic stretch TCGCAGACGGCAAGTATAGAGAAAAGCGGGACACGAGAAGCGTAACCCTATGACCCTCGGCCCCTTATGTTTTTAGCACTTCACTTGACCCCTGGAATCCTTGACCCCTTGACCCCTGATGTTTTCACCTACTCTTTTGGAGATGATTCGTAATTATTACACCTCACGGAGAATTCGCAGCACATCATCAGCTTCAAAGGGCTTGCATATAACGTTTCGGGCGCCGAGTTTCATGGCCTCGGTAAATTTGTCACTAACCCCGCCAAGCGAGGTCACCATGACGATTTTCGCATTCTGGTCAAAGGCGATCAGACTTCGTAATGCAGTCAACCCATCCATCGTGGGCATATTCATATCCATGCAAACAATGTCCGGATGTCCGGCCTGATACTTCATGATGGCCTCTGCGCCGTTCTTTGCCCGGTCCATCACCTCAAATTCACCCGTACTAACAATAATTTTTTCAAGCCGGCGGCTCACGGAGATGCTGTCATCCACGATCAGAATTTTCTTCATATCCAATCACCCTCCTGACTTGTCTTGCCGAACAACCATGCATGAAGTTGAATTTATGAATTGGTACCTTTATCGGCATAACGGGCAGTTTTCTTTAGACTTATTCATATTCCGGCTCCACGATCCCCCGTTTTAACATAATATGATAGATGTGAGCGGCCCGGCGTGCCACAAATCTTGAATGGCCGATCGGATTGTATTTCCTCGGGTTCGGCAGCACGGCGGCCAGTCTCGCAGCCTCTTCAGGTCCGAGCGCTGAGGCGGGCTTGCCGTAATACCTTCTGGATGCGGCTTCAATGCCGAAGATCCCCCGGTCGCCCCATTCGGCCACATTGAGATAGATCTCGAGCATCCTCTTCTTCTTCAGGGTTTTCTCCATGCGCCATGTAATGATCGCCTCACGGATCTTTCTGACCGGGTTCTTGGAAGGCGAGAGATAGAGGTTCTTTGCAAGCTGCTGGCTGATCGTGCTCCCGCCCAGTTTAAATTTTTTTGCCTGGATATCCTTTTCCACGGCCTCCTGCAGGGCCTCGTAATCAAAGCCCTCGTGGCTCCAGAATTTGTCGTCTTCGGCGATGAGCACGGCCTTGATGAGATAAGGCGATATGGCCCTGTAGGGGACCCATATCCGGCTGATCGTATCATGCTTACCCATGATCTTCCATTCCTTCTCGCGGTATTTCATGAAAGCCGTCTTCCCGGGATTTTCTTTGGCAAGGCTGGACACATCCGGGTAGACGAACTGGAAGGCAGTGAGTCCGAAAAGCGCAAGAACCAAAAAGAGAATGAACCGTTTTATAAAGGATTTTTTCTTCGCCACCCAGAGAAAATATCACGCCGGATGATCCCCCTGCAAGGAAAAAGGGCAAGGAGATCGGGGTCAGAAAAGGGGACATCCTGATCGGCCGGGTGCGCGTGCCCCACGGAATCAAGGCCAAGACCGAGATGAAGGTCCTGGTCACCATCACCCCGCCGTTATGAAAAGCCGTCGAATCTTAAGACCTTGGGGAAGCTCGTTT from Nitrospirae bacterium CG2_30_53_67 encodes the following:
- a CDS encoding two-component system response regulator: MKKILIVDDSISVSRRLEKIIVSTGEFEVMDRAKNGAEAIMKYQAGHPDIVCMDMNMPTMDGLTALRSLIAFDQNAKIVMVTSLGGVSDKFTEAMKLGARNVICKPFEADDVLRILREV
- a CDS encoding monofunctional biosynthetic peptidoglycan transglycosylase; this translates as MAKKKSFIKRFILFLVLALFGLTAFQFVYPDVSSLAKENPGKTAFMKYREKEWKIMGKHDTISRIWVPYRAISPYLIKAVLIAEDDKFWSHEGFDYEALQEAVEKDIQAKKFKLGGSTISQQLAKNLYLSPSKNPVRKIREAIITWRMEKTLKKKRMLEIYLNVAEWGDRGIFGIEAASRRYYGKPASALGPEEAARLAAVLPNPRKYNPIGHSRFVARRAAHIYHIMLKRGIVEPEYE